From one Lotus japonicus ecotype B-129 chromosome 3, LjGifu_v1.2 genomic stretch:
- the LOC130746577 gene encoding beta-galactosidase 1 produces the protein MGFKLKTWNVLVLFVLACSLLGHAAASVSYDHKAITINGQRRILLSGSIHYPRSTPEMWPDLIQKAKEGGLDVIQTYVFWNGHEPSQGKYYFEGNYDLVKFIKLVQQAGLYVHLRIGPYVCAEWNFGGFPVWLKYVPGISFRTDNGPFKYQMQRFTNKIVNMMKAERLYETQGGPIILSQIENEYGPMEYEIGSPGKAYSQWAASMAIGLGTGVPWVMCKQDDAPDPIINTCNGFYCDYFSPNKAYKPKMWTEAWTGWYTEFGGPVPHRPAEDLAFSVARFIQKGGSFVNYYMYHGGTNFGRTAGGPFIATSYDYDAPLDEYGLLQQPKWGHLKDLHRAIKLCEPALVSGDPTVTRLGNYGEAHVFKSKSGACAAFLANYNPKSYATVVFGNQHYNLPPWSISILPNCKHTVYNTARVGSQSTQMKMTRVPIHGGLSWRSFNEETTTTDDSSFTVTGLLEQINATRDLSDYLWYSTDVVINPNEGFFRNGKNPFLTVLSAGHALHVFVNGQLSGTAYGSLEFPKLTFSEGVKLRAGVNKISLLSVAVGLPNVGPHFETWNAGVLGPITLNGLNEGRRDLTWQKWSYKIGLKGESLSLHSLSGSSSVEWIQGYLVSRRQPLTWYKTTFDAPAGVAPLALDMESMGKGQVWINGQSLGRYWPAYKASGSCDYCNYAGTYHEKKCGSNCGEASQRWYHVPHSWLKPTGNLLVVFEELGGDPNGISLVRRDIDSACADIYEWQPNLVSYQMQASGKVSAPVRPKAHLSCGPGQKISSIKFASFGTPVGSCGNYHEGSCHAHKSYDAFERSCVGQNQCAVTVAPEIFGGDPCPNVMKKLSVEAVCT, from the exons ATGGGCTTCAAGCTCAAAACATGGAATGTGCTAGTGTTGTTTGTGCTTGCATGTTCTCTGCTTGGTCATGCTGCAGCTTCTGTGTCCTATGACCATAAAGCAATCACCATCAATGGACAAAGAAGGATACTGCTTTCTGGGTCCATTCACTACCCCAGAAGTACACCTGAG ATGTGGCCAGATCTTATCCAAAAGGCTAAGGAAGGAGGTTTGGATGTGATTCAGACTTATGTTTTCTGGAATGGTCATGAACCTTCACAGGGCAAG TACTATTTTGAGGGTAACTATGATTTGGTCAAGTTCATAAAGCTGGTGCAGCAAGCTGGCCTCTATGTTCACCTGAGAATTGGTCCTTATGTCTGTGCTGAGTGGAATTTTGG TGGTTTCCCTGTGTGGCTCAAGTATGTTCCAGGTATCAGCTTCAGAACAGACAATGGGCCATTTAAG TATCAAATGCAAAGGTTTACCAACAAGATTGTCAATATGATGAAGGCGGAAAGGTTATACGAGACTCAGGGTGGTCCAATTATTCTATCCCAG ATTGAAAATGAATATGGACCTATGGAGTACGAAATCGGCTCTCCTGGTAAAGCCTACTCTCAGTGGGCAGCAAGTATGGCTATAGGACTTGGTACTGGGGTTCCATGGGTTATGTGCAAGCAAGATGATGCTCCTGATCCTATT ATTAACACTTGCAACGGCTTCTATTGTGATTATTTCTCTCCAAATAAGGCTTACAAACCAAAGATGTGGACAGAAGCTTGGACTGGCTG GTATACTGAGTTTGGAGGTCCTGTTCCTCATAGACCAGCTGAGGACTTGGCATTTTCAGTTGCAAGATTCATACAGAAAGGAGGATCATTTGTCAATTATTACATG TATCATGGGGGAACAAATTTTGGTAGAACTGCTGGTGGACCCTTTATTGCCACGAGCTATGATTATGATGCACCTCTTGATGAATACG GACTTCTCCAGCAACCTAAGTGGGGTCATTTGAAGGATTTACACAGAGCAATAAAGCTTTGCGAACCTGCTTTAGTTTCTGGAGATCCCACTGTAACTCGACTTGGAAACTATGGAGAG GCCCATGTTTTTAAATCAAAGTCTGGAGCTTGTGCTGCATTCCTTGCAAATTACAACCCAAAATCCTATGCAACAGTGGTGTTTGGGAATCAGCATTACAACTTACCTCCTTGGTCTATAAGCATTCTTCCTAACTGCAAGCACACTGTTTATAACACAGCAAGG GTTGGTTCCCAAAGCACACAGATGAAGATGACCCGTGTTCCTATTCATGGAGGACTCTCTTGGAGATCATTTAATGAAGAGACAACCACTACTGATGATAGTTCCTTCACTGTGACTGGCCTGTTGGAGCAGATAAATGCAACCAGAGATTTATCTGACTACTTGTGGTACTCCACAGA TGTTGTGATCAATCCCAATGAAGGATTTTTTAGGAATGGAAAGAATCCTTTTCTCACAGTATTATCTGCTGGGCATGCTTTGCATGTTTTTGTCAATGGTCAGCTATCTG GCACTGCATATGGAAGCTTAGAATTCCCCAAACTAACCTTTAGTGAGGGTGTGAAGCTTAGAGCTGGTGTTAACAAAATCTCCCTTCTAAGTGTTGCAGTTGGTCTTCCG AATGTTGGTCCACATTTTGAAACATGGAATGCTGGTGTTCTTGGCCCAATTACATTAAATGGTCTCAATGAGGGGAGAAGGGACTTAACATGGCAGAAGTGGTCATACAAG ATTGGTCTTAAAGGTGAATCCTTGAGTCTTCATTCTCTCAGTGGGAGTTCCTCTGTTGAGTGGATTCAAGGGTATTTAGTTTCCCGAAGGCAGCCATTGACTTGGTACAAA ACTACTTTTGATGCCCCGGCCGGAGTTGCACCGTTGGCTTTAGACATGGAAAGCATGGGCAAAGGTCAAGTGTGGATAAATGGACAGAGTCTCGGTCGCTACTGGCCAGCGTATAAAGCATCCGGTTCTTGTGATTACTGCAACTATGCAGGAACTTATCATGAGAAGAAATGTGGAAGTAACTGCGGCGAGGCTTCTCAGCGTTG GTACCATGTTCCACATTCATGGCTGAAGCCAACTGGAAACTTATTGGTTGTGTTTGAGGAATTGGGTGGGGATCCCAATGGGATCTCTTTGGTTAGAAGGGATATAGATAGTGCCTGTGCTGATATTTATGAGTGGCAGCCTAATCTTGTAAGTTATCAGATGCAAGCTTCTGGAAAAGTCAGCGCACCTGTGAGACCAAAAGCACATTTGTCATGTGGTCCAGGACAAAAAATCTCATCAATCAAATTCGCTAGCTTCGGCACTCCGGTAGGGTCTTGCGGCAACTATCATGAAGGAAGCTGTCATGCTCACAAGTCATATGATGCCTTTGAAAGG AGTTGTGTTGGACAAAACCAGTGTGCAGTGACAGTGGCCCCTGAAATTTTTGGAGGAGATCCATGTCCAAATGTCATGAAGAAACTCTCAGTGGAGGCCGTATGCACTTGA